Part of the Sodalinema gerasimenkoae IPPAS B-353 genome is shown below.
GGTGGTGGAGGCGGGGTGAATCACCAGAGTTTTGGCATCTCCCACGTTAGCCAGGTGAGAAGCCAGTTGCACATTATTAATAAAGCCGCGACCGGCTTCTAAGCCTCCTTTAATCCCGAAACTCAACACACAACCAAAGCCATGATTGAGGTATTTTTTCGCCTGTTTATGATAGGCGTGTTTCGTCAGTCCGGGATAGCTAACCCAATCGACTTTCGGATGTTTTTCCAGCCATTTTGCCAGAGCCAAAGCGTTGTCTGTATGGCGATCGACCCGTAGAGAAAGGGTTTCTAACCCCTGCAACAGCAAGAAGGCGTTAAAGGGACTCAAACAGGGGCCTAAATCTCGCAATCCTTCCACTCGGGCGCGGATGATAAAGGCGATATTTCCAAACGGACCATCGGGGCCAAAGACTTCTTGGAAGTTCAAGCCATGATAGCCTTCAGAGGGTTCGGTGAACATGGGAAACTTGCCATTTCCCCAGTTGAAGTTCCCCGAATCGACAATCACGCCACCGATGGAAGTTCCATGGCCGCCAATCCATTTTGTGGCTGATTCCACCACAATATCCGCCCCATGGTCAATGGGACGACAGAGATAACCGGCGCAACCGAAGGTATTATCGACAATCAGCGGGATATCGTTCTCATGGGCGATCGCCGCCAACGCCTCTAAATCGGGGATATTAAACTTAGGATTGCTGAGACTCTCGACGTAGATCGCTTTGGTGTTCTCGTCGATTTGTTTCCCGAAGGCTTTGGGATCATCGCTGTCTACGAACTTGACATCTACGCCAAGACGTGGTAGAGCAACCTTGAACTGATTATAGGTTCCGCCATAGAGGGTGGAGGTGGAGATGATATTATCCCCCGCCTGACAGATATTGTTGATGGCCAAGAATTGGGCCGCCTGTCCGCTGGCAGTGGCCAGGGCCATGACGCCCCCTTCAAGGGCGGCGATGCGTTTTTCAAACACATCGGTGGTGGGGTTCATGATTCGGGTATAGATATTCCCGAACTTCTTGAGGGCGAACAAATCCGCACCATCATCAGCATCCTCAAACACATAGGAGGTGGTTTGATAGATGGGAACCGCCCGCGAGTTGGTTCCGGGGGCGGGGGTTTGTCCGGCGTGGATTTGGAGGGTTTCGTAGCGGTGTTGATTGGCTTCTGACATTAAACTAAACCGTTCCTGATTGAAGTGAGTGGTGTTCGGGGTAGTGGGGGAACAGCGTCTCGCTTGGGGCCAATGTATTTTAAGGGATTCAGTCCCTGGGAACAATGGATTTTGTGGGGGTTGA
Proteins encoded:
- a CDS encoding O-acetylhomoserine aminocarboxypropyltransferase/cysteine synthase family protein, encoding MSEANQHRYETLQIHAGQTPAPGTNSRAVPIYQTTSYVFEDADDGADLFALKKFGNIYTRIMNPTTDVFEKRIAALEGGVMALATASGQAAQFLAINNICQAGDNIISTSTLYGGTYNQFKVALPRLGVDVKFVDSDDPKAFGKQIDENTKAIYVESLSNPKFNIPDLEALAAIAHENDIPLIVDNTFGCAGYLCRPIDHGADIVVESATKWIGGHGTSIGGVIVDSGNFNWGNGKFPMFTEPSEGYHGLNFQEVFGPDGPFGNIAFIIRARVEGLRDLGPCLSPFNAFLLLQGLETLSLRVDRHTDNALALAKWLEKHPKVDWVSYPGLTKHAYHKQAKKYLNHGFGCVLSFGIKGGLEAGRGFINNVQLASHLANVGDAKTLVIHPASTTHQQLDETEQAAAGISPAMVRVSVGLEHIEDIKADFDQAFAKAG